A single Tamandua tetradactyla isolate mTamTet1 chromosome X, mTamTet1.pri, whole genome shotgun sequence DNA region contains:
- the GPR82 gene encoding putative G-protein coupled receptor 82, with the protein MSNNSTCIQPSTISSMALPIIYTFLCIMGLFGNSLSQWVFLTKIGKKTSTHIYLAHLVTANLLVCSAMPFMGIYFLKGFQWEYQSTQCRVVNFLGTLSMHVSMFVSLLILSWIAISRYATLMKKDSIQEITSCYEKIFYGHLLKKFREPNFARKLCFYIWGVVLGIIIPVIIYYSVVEATEGEENLCYNRQMELGAMISQTAGLIGTTFIGFSFLVVLTSYYCFVSHLRKIRTCTFIMEKDLIYSSVKRHLLIIQTLLIVCFLPYSIFKPIFYVLHQSEDCQKLNYLIEIKNILTCLASARSSTDPIIFLLLDKTFKKTLCNLFTKSNSPHMQPYG; encoded by the coding sequence ATGAGTAACAATTCAACATGTATTCAACCATCCACGATCTCTTCCATGGCTTTACCAATCATTTATACCTTCCTTTGTATTATGGGTCTCTTCGGAAATTCTCTCTCTCAATGGGTATTTTTAACAAAGATAGGTAAGAAAACATCAACACATATCTACCTAGCACATCTTGTGACTGCAAACTTACTTGTGTGTAGCGCCATGCCTTTCATgggtatttattttctcaaaggttTTCAATGGGAATATCAATCTACACAATGCAGGGTAGTCAATTTCCTGGGAACTCTATCCATGCATGTAAGTATGTTTGTCAGCCTCTTAATTTTAAGTTGGATTGCCATAAGCCGCTATGCTACCTTAATGAAAAAGGATTCCATACAAGAGATTACTTCAtgctatgagaaaatattttatggcCATTTACTGAAAAAATTTCGTGAGCCCAACTTTGCTAGAAAACTATGCTTTTACATATGGGGAGTTGTACTGGGCATAATTATTCCAGTTATTATATACTACTCAGTCGTAGAGGctacagaaggagaagagaacctGTGCTACAATCGGCAGATGGAACTAGGAGCCATGATCTCTCAGACTGCAGGTCTCATTGGAACCACATTTATTGGATTTTCATTTTTAGTAGTACTAACGTCATACTACTGTTTTGTCAGTCATCTGAGAAAAATAAGAACCTGTACATTCATTATGGAGAAAGATTTGATTTACAGTTCCGTAAAAAGGCATCTTTTGATCATCCAGACTCTACTAATAGTTTGCTTCCTTCCATATAGCATTTTTAAACCCATTTTTTATGTTCTACATCAAAGTGAGGACTGTCAGAAATTGAActatttaatagaaataaaaaacattctcaCTTGTCTTGCTTCAGCCAGAAGTAGCACAGACcccattatatttcttttactaGACAAAACATTCAAGAAGACACTGTGTAATCTCTTTACGAAATCTAATTCACCACATATGCAACCCTATGGTTGA